In one Alnus glutinosa chromosome 14, dhAlnGlut1.1, whole genome shotgun sequence genomic region, the following are encoded:
- the LOC133857938 gene encoding glu S.griseus protease inhibitor-like, protein MAAISASTCTGSGSGKNSWPELVGVNGEAAAATIVRENPKVAGTFIVKEEMMVTMDFRSDRVRVWVDQNGTVTQTPQIG, encoded by the exons ATGGCAGCAATATCAGCATCAACATGCACTGGTAGTG GGAGTGGCAAGAACTCGTGGCCGGAGCTGGTGGGAGTAAACGGAGAAGCGGCAGCAGCAACAATTGTGAGAGAAAATCCAAAGGTTGCTGGCACGTTCATAGTGAAGGAAGAAATGATGGTGACCATGGATTTTCGTAGCGATAGGGTCCGGGTTTGGGTTGATCAAAATGGAACTGTGACGCAAACTCCTCAAATTGGTTAG
- the LOC133856861 gene encoding non-classical arabinogalactan protein 31-like: protein MGRDQALVLVALAFFLLVITVGVAHGPPSSRNLGHSLGHPLGSMEKYPVPPYRQNPVTYIPGPPPTKTGQSAVVDHRVAPSLRSPKKASTRPPAGHSLAPQLGSMERGPVPASRPDPVTHIPGTPPKKAGQSAVVGHRVAPSLRSPKKASTRPPAGHSLAPQLGSMERGPVPASRPDPVTHIPGTPPKKAGQSAVVGHRVAPSLRSPKKASAGPPAAPNGDPIASSTTYP, encoded by the exons ATGGGGAGGGATCAAGCTTTGGTTCTCGTAGCATTAgcctttttccttcttgttaTAACCGTTGGCGTCGCTCATGGTCCTCCTTCGTCGCGCAATCTAGGTCACAGTCTCGGTCATCCGCTGGGCTCAATGGAAAAATACCCTGTTCCTCCGTATAGACAAAACCCGGTAACCTACATCCCTGGACCTCCTCCTACAAAAACCGGTCAAAGTGCCGTCGTGGATCACAGAGTCGCTCCTTCGCTACGATCTCCGAAGAAGGCATCCACCCGGCCTCCAGCAG GTCACAGTCTCGCTCCTCAGCTGGGCTCAATGGAAAGGGGACCGGTTCCAGCGTCTAGACCAGACCCTGTTACTCACATCCCCGGGACTCCTCCTAAAAAAGCCGGTCAAAGTGCCGTCGTGGGTCACAGAGTCGCTCCTTCGCTACGATCTCCGAAGAAGGCATCCACCCGGCCTCCAGCAG GTCACAGTCTCGCTCCTCAGCTGGGCTCAATGGAAAGGGGACCGGTTCCAGCGTCTAGACCAGACCCTGTTACTCACATCCCCGGGACTCCTCCTAAAAAAGCCGGTCAAAGTGCCGTCGTGGGTCACAGAGTCGCTCCTTCGCTACGATCTCCGAAGAAGGCATCCGCCGGGCCTCCAGCAGCTCCCAATGGTGACCCAATTGCTTCTTCGACCACATATCCGTAA